Below is a genomic region from Halobacterium sp. CBA1132.
GCGGGGTGGAGGCGCGGCCGCGCTCGCCGGGTTCGCCGTCGAACACCATCAGCCGGTCGCTCATCAGGTCTATCGTGTAGATGTCGTGGTCGATGACCATCACGGTGGTCTCGCGATTCTCCGCGAACCGCCGGATGGCGCGGGTCGCGAGCACGCGCTGCTCGACGTCGAGGTGCGCGCTCGGCTCGTCGAGGAGGTAGAGGTCGGCGTCCTTCGAGAGCGTCGCGGCGATGGCGACGCGCTGGCGCTCCCCGCCCGAGAGGTCCGTGAGGTTCTGCTCGAGAATCGAGTCGAGCTGGAGCGGGTCGCCGATTTCGGTGTTCCAGTAGCTCGTCCCGAAGTCGTCCGTGATCGAGGACAGGAACGCGTCCACGCGGATGTGCTGGTCGGCCTCGACGTACTGGGGTTTGTACGCGATGTCCAGCCCCACGTCGAGGTCCGCGCCTTCCTCGCCGTCGACGCTCGTCGGGTCGAGGTCGCCGGCCAGCATCTGGGCGAGCGTCGACTTCCCGATGCCGTTCGGGCCGACCACGCCCAGCACTTCGTTGCGGTTGATGTCGCCGCCGTCGACGCTGAGCGTGAACTCGCCGTCGCCGTAGGACTTCGTCATGTCCGGGTACGAGACCAGCGTCTCCGCTTTCGAGGTCTCTCGGGGGGCGTGCTCCTCGAACGTGATTGCCTCCGGCCGGATGCGCATGTTCTCGTTGTCGAGGTAGCCGCGCAGATACTCGTTGATGCCGTTGCGCACCGACTTGGGCGGCGTGACGACACCGTACACCGAGGGCTCACCGTACGCGACGTGGATGGAGTCCGCGAGCAAGTCCAGTACCGCGAGGTCGTGTTCGACGACGAGGACCGCCTTGTCCTCCTCCTCGGCGAGTTCGCGGACGATGCGCGCCGCGGTGACGCGCTGGCCGATGTCGAGATACGGCGTGAGTTCGTCCACGAAGTAGAAGTCCGCGTCGCGGGCGAGCGTCGCCGCGAGCGCGACGCGCTGGAGTTCGCCGCCGGACAGCGAGTCGATGGACTGGTCGATGACGGGGCGAATCGAGAGCCGGTCGACGAGTTCGTCGAGGACGTCCCGTTCGTCCGTGCGTTCCAGCAGTTCCCGCGTGGTGCCGTCGAACTGGTCGGGAATCTGGTCGACGTACTGGGGCTTGCGGGCGACGTCGACGTCGCCGGCGCGGACGCCTTCGAGGTAGTCCTGGAGTTCCGTGCCGCGGTACTCGTCGACGACCTCGTCCCACGTCGGCTCCTCGTCGTGGCGACCGAGGTTGGGCGTGATTTCGCCGGCGAGAATCTTCACCGCCGTCGACTTCCC
It encodes:
- a CDS encoding ribosome biogenesis/translation initiation ATPase RLI; its protein translation is MADDSIAVVDLDRCQPDRCNYECSNYCPPNRTGKECITLRGEDADDGDPDQVRISEEICLGETCGICVEKCPFDAIEIINLPQELDDEPTHRYGENAFSLYGLPVPESGKVTGLLGPNGIGKSTAVKILAGEITPNLGRHDEEPTWDEVVDEYRGTELQDYLEGVRAGDVDVARKPQYVDQIPDQFDGTTRELLERTDERDVLDELVDRLSIRPVIDQSIDSLSGGELQRVALAATLARDADFYFVDELTPYLDIGQRVTAARIVRELAEEEDKAVLVVEHDLAVLDLLADSIHVAYGEPSVYGVVTPPKSVRNGINEYLRGYLDNENMRIRPEAITFEEHAPRETSKAETLVSYPDMTKSYGDGEFTLSVDGGDINRNEVLGVVGPNGIGKSTLAQMLAGDLDPTSVDGEEGADLDVGLDIAYKPQYVEADQHIRVDAFLSSITDDFGTSYWNTEIGDPLQLDSILEQNLTDLSGGERQRVAIAATLSKDADLYLLDEPSAHLDVEQRVLATRAIRRFAENRETTVMVIDHDIYTIDLMSDRLMVFDGEPGERGRASTPQQMRSGMNEFLANLDVTFRRDENLGRPRINKPGSQLDKQQKRDGEYYYTTE